CGTGCTGACCGGGATCTACGCCGCGGTGGCGCGGAAACGCACGAACGAGCCCGAGCGTCCGGCGTGGCGCCCCGACGAGGCGCTCACCGCCCGTGAGGCGGTCGACGCCTATACGGAAGGGGCGGCGTACGCCGCCGGCGAGGAGGACGTGAAGGGGCGGTTGGCGCCGGGCTGCGTGGCGGACTTCGTGGGCCTGTCGGACGATCTCTTCGCGATTCCGCCGGACCGCATTCCCGAGGTGCGGGTGCGCTTCACCGCGGTGGGCGGGACGGTGCGCTACTCGGAGTCGTCGACCTCGTCCTGATCCGCCGCGACGTCGGTCTCCGCGTCGTCGTCGATCCAGATGTCCGGCCCGGGGAGCGTGGCGGCGTCGCCGTCCTCGTCCTCGCTCTCGATGCGGGTTTCTTCCTGCGAGCCGCACTCGGGGCACTCGTACACGAGCACTTCGCCGACGTCGTCGGCCGTGATCAGTTCCATCTCTTCCTGGCACTCGGGGCACACGCGCGTCAGGGGAATCGCAGCCCGAACGTCATCGCGATGGAATCGATCGCTCATGACGCCGGTCATCTTCGGTGGGCCGGTTGCACCTCCTCCTCAACGCGGCGGGACCCGGACGCCGTCCGGGTCCCGCCCACTCGGGTGTCGCGGCGCGCCGCGTCAGCGGTTGAGGATGCCGAAGTGATCGGCGCGCTTCGTGATCACGTCCCAGTCGAGGTTCTTGAAGAAGGCGTCGATGTACGAGGCCTTGCCGGTGCCGTAGTCGATAAAGTAGGCGTGCTCGAAGCAGTCGAGCGCCACGAGCGGTGTGCAGTTCCAGATCGGATACGTGTTCTGCTCGTCACCGATGTAGTTGAGGCAGGCGCCGGTGTCCCAATCGTAGGCGAGCCACGCCCATCCGCGGGCCGCGATCGCGGTGGCCTTCAGCTCGGCCTGCCAGTTCTCGAACGACCCGTACGCCTTCTCGAGTAGCTGCAGCGTCTTGCCGGACGGCTTGCCGCCCTTGCCGCCGAGATGCTCGAAGTACAGCTCGTGGTTCTTGACGCCCCCGACGGCGCGCGTCAGTTCGACTTTGAGCTCGCGGAGCTCGGAGTAGGTCGGATTGGCTTTGGAGAGGTCGACCTGGCCGCTGGCGAGACGGTCCAGGATCTCGTTGGCCTTGCCCACGTAGCCCTGATAGAGTTTGTAGTGCTCTTCCATCGTCTTCTTGCTGATGCCGGTCAACTCGACGTCAAACGACCGAAACTTCTTGGCCTCGTACTTGGCCATTCACTGTTCCTCCTCTCGGGATATCTGGCGAACTGCCGATCCGAAAG
The bacterium DNA segment above includes these coding regions:
- a CDS encoding Fe-Mn family superoxide dismutase, coding for MAKYEAKKFRSFDVELTGISKKTMEEHYKLYQGYVGKANEILDRLASGQVDLSKANPTYSELRELKVELTRAVGGVKNHELYFEHLGGKGGKPSGKTLQLLEKAYGSFENWQAELKATAIAARGWAWLAYDWDTGACLNYIGDEQNTYPIWNCTPLVALDCFEHAYFIDYGTGKASYIDAFFKNLDWDVITKRADHFGILNR
- a CDS encoding zf-TFIIB domain-containing protein — encoded protein: MSDRFHRDDVRAAIPLTRVCPECQEEMELITADDVGEVLVYECPECGSQEETRIESEDEDGDAATLPGPDIWIDDDAETDVAADQDEVDDSE